The genomic interval GCTTCTTCAGCATTGGAATCATCTTTTCTTCCAATAAGCCATCCAATTTCTGAATTGATAAATATCTTTTCTCCAGTATTATTACGTCTTTTATCTTTTTCAAGAAGCTCTAAAGCCTTCTTTAATCTTTCAATACCTTCATCATATTTTTCTAATCTACCTAAGCATTGACCGATTTCTGCATTAATCCAAGAATCATCTCTTCCTAATTTTTCAGCTTCTAATAAAAATTCTAAAGCTTCTTCATATCTATCCAGTTCATTATAAAGCCAACCTATATCAGATAATAACCAAATTTCTTCTTTATCTTCTTCATAGGCTAGTAAATAGCATTCTAGAGCTTCTTCATACTTATCAAGATCTTTATAACATATACCGATTTCTGAATTAATCCAAGCATCATTTCTTCCAAGTTCTTTTGCTTTTAAATGATATTTTAAAGCAGTTTTTTCACTACCTAAAAGACGATAGCAGAATCCTATTTGAGAATTTAAATAAATTTCTTCATTAAGTTCTTCTTTAACTTGAAGTCCTTTTTTAAATTTTGTTATAGCTTCCTTATATTTTTCTAATCTCATTAAACAGAAACCATATTCTGTATAGAACCAACAATCTTTTCTTCCAAGTTTATCTATTTTCTTAAGATATTTTAGTCCATCTTTATATTTTCCTAGTCCATCATAAGTCCATGCTATTTCTGATAATAACCAAATATCTTTTTTATAGTCCTTGAATTTTTCAGCTAATAAATAATGTTCTAGAGCTTTTTTAAGGTTTTCTAATCTCTTAAAACATATAGCCATTTGAATATTAATCCAAGCATCATCTTGTCCTAATTTTTTAGCTTTTTTAAAATATTTTAGGGCTTCTTCATACTTTTCTGTTCTTGCATATACTTTTCCATACTCTGCATTTATCCATTCATCTTTTCTACCTAATTTTTTTACTTTAGCTAAATAATTTAATTCCTCATCAAACTTATCTAAAACACCATAAATCCAAGCTATTTCTGATAGTATCCAAATACTTTTTTCTCCATTTCTCTCATTTGCTAGCAAATAAGATTCCAAAGCTTCTTCGAATTTATCTATTTCTTTATAACAAATTCCAAGTTCAGCATTTATCCAATCATCATCTCTTCCTAATTCTTTTGCCTTAAAAAGATGTTCTAATGCCTCTTCATATCTACCTAAAATACGGAATGTCCACCCTATTTGAGAATTGATCCAAATATCATCTCTTCCCATTTCACTCGCTTTTATAAGTGCTTCTAGAGATTCTTCATATCTATGTTGTTCACCTAGACAATATCCAAGTTCAGAGTAAATCCATATTTCATTTCTTGGATCAGTTTTAGAATTGATAATAGATTTTAATAAATCCTCTGCTATATCATAGGCTTCTATTCTGTCATACATCCAAGCTAAATAAGAATATACTTGTACTTTATTATCTTCTGTTTTTATATAATTTTTAGCTTTTAAAGCATATTCAATAGCTTTTTCTTGATCTTCTTCAAGTTTATTCTTTGATAACTCTATATATATATTTAATAAATAATTTTTAATTTCATCATCATCTGGTCCAATTTCATCAGCTCTTAAAAAATATTTTTCTGCATTTTCATAATCATCTAGATAGTAATAAGAAAAACCTATTCTATAATTCCAACGTCTAGTATCTTTTTCTTCTGTTTCTATAGTTTTTAAAATTTCAATAGCTTTATTATATTCACCTATGTTGTTATATGCTCTACCTTGTTCACTTATAATTTGACTATTTAGTTGTTCAACTGGTAGTTCTTCTATCATATCAATTATTTCTTGATATTTTTCTAAATTATCTAAAGACTCAATTTTTGTTAGTATTTCTTCTACTGTTTTCATTGCCTCACCCCTTAAATGATTTCATATCAATAGTATATCTTATTTTTTTATTTTTTTCAAAAATTTATTGAAAAAAATAAGAAAAATAAAAAAATCAATTGTAAATTATTTCAACCTACAATTGATTTTCATATTTAATTAATTTTTTTTATTTTACAGAAGCTTCATAGATTCCTTCAATAGTATTTGCTAAAGTTTTATTGAATTCATCATCAGTTTGTTGAGCTGATAATCCTTCAGTTAATGCTCTTGAGAAACTTGCAATAACTCCTTTGTTTTTAGAAAGAATATCGTTAGCTTTTTCTCTTGAGTATCCTCCAGATAAAGCAACAACTCTAACTACTCTTGGATGTTTTGTAAATTCTTCATAGAAGTTTTCAACTGTTGGTAAAGTAAGTTTTAACATAACATTTGAAGTTTCAGGTAAAGCATTAAGATGTTTTCTAATTTCATCTCTTAATATTTCTTCACATTCAACTTTATCAACATTGTTAATATCTACTTCAGGTTCTATTATAGGTACAAGTCCTGCTGCAACTATTTGAGCTGCAACTTCAAATTGTTGGTCAACAACTCTTGCTATACCAGCTGGAGATGCTTTTTTAATAACTGAACGCATTTTTGTTCCAAAAATATGTCTTTCATTAGCTTTCTTTAAAAGATCTGCTAATCCTGGGTTTGGTTTCATTGTTTGAACACCATCAGCATCTAAATCATTAAGTCCTTTATCTATTTTTAAGAAAGGTAAAATTCTCTTTTCTTCCCATAAGAAATCTGCTGTATATTTTCCATCTATTTTGCTATCCATAGTTTGTTCAAATAAGATAGCTCCTAAGATTTTTTCTTCATTGAAAGCAGGGCTTTTAATGATTCTAGTTCTCATTTTATGAATTAAGTCGAACATTTCTGCATCGTTTGAGTATTGGTCTTCATTAACACCATATAATTTTAATGCTTTTGGAGTACTTCCTCCACTTTGATCAAGTGCAGCAATAAATCCTTTACCATTTCTCATTTTTTCTAATTTTTCGTTCATTATCTCACTCCTTATTATTTATAAATATTTAACAAGTAATTTTGTCACATATAATTTGCTACCTATACTTTACCATATTTTTATTATTTTTCAAATGAATATTTTTTAATTTTCTTAAAATGCTTTAATTTGTTTCAAAAACGATTATAAAAACATCAGTAAAAAGATAAGTATTGTCCTTAAGCTAATAAGTCATTAAGATTTTTAATAAATTCAACAGGATTTTCTATACTAAATCCTTCTAAAAGAAGTGCTTGATTATACAATACATCAACTAGTTTATTGAAATTGTCAGTTCCTTCAGCAGCTTTTAGCTTATCAAACAACACATGTTCTGGATTGATAGCAAGTATTTTTTCAGCTTTAGGAGCATCATTATTGTTAGTCATTTCAGATAAAGTTTTTTCCATTTCTAGACTAAGTCCACCTTTTGCAAGAAGAGCTGAAGCAGAGTTACCTATATTGTTACTTAATTCAACCTCATTTACTTTATCTTTTAAAAATTCTTTAGCTTTTTCAATTAAAGTCTTATTTTCATCAGCTATCTTTTTAACTTCTTCTTCTTTTTCTTTATCATCAGACAATTTAAAATCAGAGCTATTTATAGATTTAAATTCCTTTCCTGAGTAATCTCTCATTGCCATTAAAGTGAATTCATCTATCTTATCTGTTAAGATTAAAACTTCTCTTCCTTGTTCTTTTAGTTTTTCCATTTTTGGTAGAGCTTTTACCGCATCTATGCTTTCAGCAGGAACATAAAGAATTTCTTTACTTTCTCCCATTCTGTCAACGTATTCTTTCAATGTAGTATATTTGTCATCATGAGAAGATATGAATATCAATAAGTCTTGTAATTTTTCCTTATTCATACCAAACATATCTTGAACTCCACCTTTTATAGATCTTCCAAACTCTTTCCAGAATTCTATATATTTTTCTCTATCATTTTTCAATACTTTTTCTAATTCAGAAATTATCTTCTTTTCTAGATTTTTAGAAATTGCTTGTAAT from Fusobacterium pseudoperiodonticum carries:
- a CDS encoding tetratricopeptide repeat protein, with protein sequence MKTVEEILTKIESLDNLEKYQEIIDMIEELPVEQLNSQIISEQGRAYNNIGEYNKAIEILKTIETEEKDTRRWNYRIGFSYYYLDDYENAEKYFLRADEIGPDDDEIKNYLLNIYIELSKNKLEEDQEKAIEYALKAKNYIKTEDNKVQVYSYLAWMYDRIEAYDIAEDLLKSIINSKTDPRNEIWIYSELGYCLGEQHRYEESLEALIKASEMGRDDIWINSQIGWTFRILGRYEEALEHLFKAKELGRDDDWINAELGICYKEIDKFEEALESYLLANERNGEKSIWILSEIAWIYGVLDKFDEELNYLAKVKKLGRKDEWINAEYGKVYARTEKYEEALKYFKKAKKLGQDDAWINIQMAICFKRLENLKKALEHYLLAEKFKDYKKDIWLLSEIAWTYDGLGKYKDGLKYLKKIDKLGRKDCWFYTEYGFCLMRLEKYKEAITKFKKGLQVKEELNEEIYLNSQIGFCYRLLGSEKTALKYHLKAKELGRNDAWINSEIGICYKDLDKYEEALECYLLAYEEDKEEIWLLSDIGWLYNELDRYEEALEFLLEAEKLGRDDSWINAEIGQCLGRLEKYDEGIERLKKALELLEKDKRRNNTGEKIFINSEIGWLIGRKDDSNAEEALYYLNAAKALGRDDMWINSEIAWELAYNDDKAKESIKYFEKAIKLGRKDEWIWSRVANIYFDLERYKDALDAYSKAYKLAKNSWYVCNIGRCLRRLGKYEEAVKKLVESRKLSLKEGDVVDLEDLELAYCYAALGDKKKAEKHMKLSIDSLGSRAENEEHLKEQFDEIKEMISVLSKPS
- a CDS encoding fructose bisphosphate aldolase — its product is MNEKLEKMRNGKGFIAALDQSGGSTPKALKLYGVNEDQYSNDAEMFDLIHKMRTRIIKSPAFNEEKILGAILFEQTMDSKIDGKYTADFLWEEKRILPFLKIDKGLNDLDADGVQTMKPNPGLADLLKKANERHIFGTKMRSVIKKASPAGIARVVDQQFEVAAQIVAAGLVPIIEPEVDINNVDKVECEEILRDEIRKHLNALPETSNVMLKLTLPTVENFYEEFTKHPRVVRVVALSGGYSREKANDILSKNKGVIASFSRALTEGLSAQQTDDEFNKTLANTIEGIYEASVK